In the Salvia miltiorrhiza cultivar Shanhuang (shh) chromosome 8, IMPLAD_Smil_shh, whole genome shotgun sequence genome, ATCAACAGGAGAAACACCATTCTCTCTTGCTTATGGAATGGAGGCAATAATTCCAACTGAAAGCGAAGTGCCCACCGCCAGATACGAACTGACAACGGAGGATGAAAACCCAGAGGCTATGTGCCACGAATTAGACTTCCTCGATGAGAAACGGAACAGAGCAAACATGCGACTAGCCTCGTATCAACAAAGTATTGTCCGACATTACAACAAACACATCCGTACCCGCACGTTCAAACCCGGCGACTGGGTGCTACGAAAGGTGTTCCAGAACACCAAGGAGACAGGAGCAGGCAAACTAGGCCCAAATTGGGAGGGACCATATCTGATCACTAAAGTGGTTGGGCATGGAGCGTACAAACTACAAACGACAGACGGACGTGACATCAACAATAGCTGGAACGCTATCCATCTCAAACAGTATCACACTTGAACTCTACACTTCTACTATACTTCTATTTTCTTAAGGTCTCACGAGACCCACTCAACCTACTACACGACTACTGACCTTTCCATGCAGGTCAGAACTACATTTGGGCTTAATCCCTTTAAAGGGTATGTAGGCTGCTCCACGGAGCGCagcccccacccccccaccccccaccaacCCTTTTTCAACTATCATTCTCAACTTGTCGAATATATCATCGGACAAGATCCACCCTATCAACCATACACCCACATACTTCCATAAGTTACAAACAACATCACAATATTATCAATACTTAGAAAAATCAACTCAAAATCAAATATCCCAACTCCATAATATTCAAGGGTTCAAACCCTCCAACTGGTCGGCTACGCCGAAAAATTCTGAAATACAACGACAACACTAAGTTTGAATCTAGTCTCCAAATCGACCAAGATCCAAACTGGGGGACAAATAACTATAGAAATCCGTACAGATAATCTTAAAAACCAAATACAACCAAACATATCAAGTTTGAGCAAGTCTACATAACGATAAAGATAAAACACCAATCAGGAATCAGTGGAACCATGGGAAACGCCGGCAGCATCCTCGGCATCCAATCGACCAAGAGTGTCGGTTAACTCCTTAGCCTCGGCAGCCGCCCGAGCCTGGATAGCAGCAGCCTTCTCAGCCCTTTGTTGCAACAGATTCTCCATCTCAAGGATACACCTATCTATATCCCACTCACCCGACTTACCATCACGAAACTCTTGATAAATCTCACCGCGAGTCAAGACCTCTGCCTCTAACCCAACATCCTCCATCATACTCCTCAGCTGTACGATCTCAGACTCAAGATCCCTCACCCGAGCACTGACAGCCTCCAAATTTTCAAGTGCTTCATGAAGCTTCCTAGCATCTTGCTCATGGGATGCCATTTGTTCCTGCAAGCCCTTAATCACATTGTCCAATCCGACCTTGCACTTCTTCAAATCACGATTCTCCTTCCTACAGTCGACCTGCTCGGCACGAAGTTTCGTCAGTTGTTTCTCAAGCTCCTTCACCTTGTCTCCCAAGTAAAGGATACCCCGTGTACCCTACAAGACATAGAACAATCAACACGATAAGTTGTTACAATttgaacaaaaaagaaaatgaacgaCACAAAGAATAAGAAGCAACATAACCCTACCAAAAATGAATGGGAAATGATAGCCTCCATAGCCGAGTCATAGCCAGCAGCATCCAACCGAGCACGATCCTCAAGCTGCGGAGCACAAGGCGTATAAGCAGCAGCATCCACAGGGAACTTCATAATAGTAGAGCCACCAGACTGATCAGAGACGACGGATGAAGCGGATCGCTTGCCCCTCCCGACAGGCGAGGGTAGAGACACCGTATCCAAGAGATCAGTCGTCGGTTCCTCACTTGAGCTAACCAtaactttctttttcttctgttGGATGCGCTCGTATGCAGCCCGACTGCCTTTTGGTTTGTAGAATGGAAGGTCTGCCATCGCTTGGTCTACAAATACGCGTTCAGCAGGGgtcaattcaaataataatgGAAAACCTTCCACTTCACGACCTTGCCTTAGAATTTCCAAAGCTCTAGCTACTAGAGCAATACGAAAGCGAGCACGACTAGGTGGATGAACAATACCTTCGGTACGAACAGGAATCTCACACCACAAAGAAGAACCCCTAAGATTGTCCTCCGACAGGATCACCCGCCAGTCACGATCTTCCTCCGAGAATGAGTAAAACCTTTGTGCCCTTTCCGGTAACCCGCATATAACTGGAAGACTCCCGTTGATCCGACCTGCATATTAGAGAAATGATGCCTTATTAGATAACAATTTCATAACAACACACTTCATAACAACAAATAAACCCAAAATACTCACGCGGCTTGGACCAAGCAGACGGAACCTTGTAACCATCTTGGATCCCTAAAGCCTCGACactgataaaaaaatatttttccttcCACTTTGTACGATCCTCCGGAAGGTTAGTAATAAGTATTGGGGCATCAGAACGGGAGTTAAATTGATAACGACCCTTATCTATACGAGTCTCACCCAACTGGTAAGCATACAAGACATCATATATATTGATGTCAAAACCCTTCCGTTCCGCAAACACTTCCGCGGCCATTAGGATCCTCCAAGTATTAGGCATCAGTTGACTCGGAGAAATTCGGTAGTAGTTACAAAGCTCAACCACCAGACGGGGGAGCGGGAGACGAAGGCCCAAAGTAAAGGGAAGCTCGTACATACAGACCATACCCTCAACATCCCAATTAGGACGAAGTGATGTATCGGGAGCATGCAAACTTGCCCACTCGGGGATGCTATAAGCCCGACGGATCCAATGCAAATAATCCTCAGAATTTATCTTAGAAACACGATTGTTTTTTGGAAGAGTGTCACCCATCTTTTCAGAACCCACAATGGGACCGAAACTATTCACCCCAAACCCGATTCCAGATTTTTTAGCAGGCAACTTAGCCCAACTTGACCCAACCACATTTCCCGTAATGGCAAGACACATTGCACTCTCTCCATCACCAAATATCCTAACGGAACTACCCGACGAACCCGTGTGGTCCCCACTTCGGTAAGACATATCAGACATCCTATAAAGCAGCAAGTTTGAGTTTAAAAAAGGCCCACAGCTACCAACCAACCAACCAAGCAACAACAAATAAGCACATATTATAGCCAAGACGCAACTCATATCGAACAAGCACATATCAAACTACAATTCAATCCAACCAAACGGACAAATACAAAAAGTTGTAGCAACCAAACAAATAATGTAACCAATCCAACCCGACGGAGGCTAGGTCATAAACATTCAACATATAGAATCAAAGCTATAAACAATAAACGACGAATCAAGCTGAGTCAAAGCAAAATACGACAAAAATATGAAAACGGCATGCTCATAAAAACTTAACGAAAATACGAAGAATATTCAAAGAACCTCAAGAACATTCAAAGTAAGTGAAAGAAAACCAACCTCTTGGAACTCTCCTCCAAAAATCTTCACTCTAGAATCTACAAGCTCTTCAAGTCCTCCAAAAATCCAACGAAAATAAAGCGTGTCAAATGGGAAATGAACTTTAAATAGTTTAAATTCTCACCACAAAGCTTATTAGATTGAGCTTACCCCAACATGCACGAGCTTGCAAGGTTGCACATACACGTCACTCTCATTGTTGATGTATTCGACGTCGCCTCAGGTTCGTCTCGTTGAAACCTACAAATAAGCCAACGAAAGCTTCACCTCGATGATCAAACAACCGGGCATAATAAAACTCCCAATAACTTGACTAACTCTACGTAtggaaaattttatttgaaagcATGAGTGAAGTCTACCCTACACGTTATAAGTGTTCATCCAATCCGACAATGCAGTTCTAGCTTATTTTACTCTATGTACCCAACACTTCAATATCAAAGCAACAAGATACACCCTTCAAAGTTCAGGCCAACACCACAAAAATCATTGAATGTAACTTACCCGAACCCGCATGAGCTAACAAAGTCGAATGTAACTACCCTCATCCTTTTTTATAGTATCTAATGCCTCATGATGTCACGTGTTCGTCCCTATTCTCGCCAATGAACCGAGCCGAGCTCCACCTTATTGCTCAATAAATTGTGTAAAATAAAATCCCTAGTCAACCCGACTAATTGAATATAATCGAGCAAGGCTCACCTATACTAATACATGCATATACATGACCTACATatataaaggaaaagaaaagctTCATGTTGGCTTGATTGGCtacaataaataaatgaagtatgCAGTATTTTGTGGGAAAGACTGGTGGAATCAATCCTACTCTTTATATCCGTTCAACCCGACAACACTGATGTAATATTGAAAAAATGAGCTTTTAGCTACCCAACCCACCTGACATACCCAACATCCTCGAAGCCAAGAGTGAATTTTCGGATACCAAACCAACCCTACAATATTAGTAAACCCCAAATGAAGTGAAGTGTGCAGGTACACTATGCTATCTTACCATACGCTGCTGTACGCTTTCCCAATTACCTAATACATCAATATACGACTAGTCTGGATATTTCTCTTTCTTGTACTGACATCAACCCATCCACCAGCTTTTCTAGCCTCCGACCTACTAAATCAACGCACATGAATATCTTAGAACAAGAGAAAGAAGATATGCTGCAAATTTGCAATCTCCTTCTGACAAACACGTACTGAGATAAGCTACTCTCTTTTCCATAAAGCTTTCCATATTATTTACTTGTTTATCAATTCGCacctttcaaaatttttataatatatatgttatatagtgcATGTGTAGTTACGTATACATATAAAAGGAATTGACCATTTTATTGGAGGCAATCATAAGccattagtatatatatatatatatatatatatatatatatatatatatatttacatatacgtatatataaaatatatatatatatatatattttatatatacgtatatgtaaaatatatatatatatatatctatgttgggtacatatacgtatatataaaatatatatatatatatatatatatatatactaatggCTTATGATTGCCTCCAATAAAATGGTCAATTCCTTTTATATGTATACGTAACTACACATgcactatataacatatatattataaaaattttgaaaggtGCGAATTGATAAACAAGTAAATAATATGGAAAGCTTTATGGAAAAGAGAGTAGCTTATCTCAGTACGTGTTTGTCAGAAGGAGATTGCAAATTTGCAGCATATCTTCTTTCTCTTGTTCTAAGATATTCATGTGCGTTGATTTAGTAGGTCGGAGGCTAGAAAAGCTGGTGGATGGGTTGATGTCAGTACAAGAAAGAGAAATATCCAGACTAGTCGTATATTGATGTATTAGGTAATTGGGAAAGCGTACAGCAGCGTATGGTAAGATAGCATAGTGTACCTGCACACTTCACTTCATTTGGGGTTTACTAATATTGTAGGGTTGGTTTGGTATCCGAAAATTCATTCTTGGCTTCGAGGATGTTGGGTATGTCAGGTGGGTTGGGTAGCTAAAAGCTCATTTTTTCAATATTACATCAGTGTTGTCGGGTTGAACGGATATAAAGAGTAGGATTGATTCCACCAGTCTTTCCCACAAAATACTGcatacttcatttatttattgtaGCCAATCAAGCCAACATGAagcttttcttttcctttatatATGTAGGTCATGTATATGCATGTATTAGTATAGGTGAGCCTTGCTCGATTATATTCAATTAGTCGGGTTGACTAGGGATTTTATTTTACACAATTTATTGAGCAATAAGGTGGAGCTCGGCTCGGTTCATTGGCGAGAATAGGGACGAACACGTGACATCATGAGGCATTAGATACTATAAAAAAGGATGAGGGTAGTTACATTCGACTTTGTTAGCTCATGCGGGTTCGGGTAAGTTACATTCAATGATTTTTGTGGTGTTGGCCTGAACTTTGAAGGGTGTATCTTGTTGCTTTGA is a window encoding:
- the LOC130999532 gene encoding uncharacterized protein LOC130999532 isoform X1 — encoded protein: MCLFDMSCVLAIICAYLLLLGWLVGSCGPFLNSNLLLYRMSDMSYRSGDHTGSSGSSVRIFGDGESAMCLAITGNVVGSSWAKLPAKKSGIGFGVNSFGPIVGSEKMGDTLPKNNRVSKINSEDYLHWIRRAYSIPEWASLHAPDTSLRPNWDVEGMVCMYELPFTLGLRLPLPRLVVELCNYYRISPSQLMPNTWRILMAAEVFAERKGFDINIYDVLYAYQLGETRIDKGRYQFNSRSDAPILITNLPEDRTKWKEKYFFISVEALGIQDGYKVPSAWSKPRRINGSLPVICGLPERAQRFYSFSEEDRDWRVILSEDNLRGSSLWCEIPVRTEGIVHPPSRARFRIALVARALEILRQGREVEGFPLLFELTPAERVFVDQAMADLPFYKPKGSRAAYERIQQKKKKVMVSSSEEPTTDLLDTVSLPSPVGRGKRSASSVVSDQSGGSTIMKFPVDAAAYTPCAPQLEDRARLDAAGYDSAMEAIISHSFLGTRGILYLGDKVKELEKQLTKLRAEQVDCRKENRDLKKCKVGLDNVIKGLQEQMASHEQDARKLHEALENLEAVSARVRDLESEIVQLRSMMEDVGLEAEVLTRGEIYQEFRDGKSGEWDIDRCILEMENLLQQRAEKAAAIQARAAAEAKELTDTLGRLDAEDAAGVSHGSTDS
- the LOC130999532 gene encoding uncharacterized protein LOC130999532 isoform X2 — protein: MCLFDMSCVLAIICAYLLLLGWLVGSCGPFLNSNLLLYRMSDMSYRSGDHTGSSGSSVRIFGDGESAMCLAITGNVVGSSWAKLPAKKSGIGFGVNSFGPIVGSEKMGDTLPKNNRVSKINSEDYLHWIRRAYSIPEWASLHAPDTSLRPNWDVEGMVCMYELPFTLGLRLPLPRLVVELCNYYRISPSQLMPNTWRILMAAEVFAERKGFDINIYDVLYAYQLGETRIDKGRYQFNSRSDAPILITNLPEDRTKWKEKYFFISVEALGIQDGYKVPSAWSKPRRINGSLPVICGLPERAQRFYSFSEEDRDWRVILSEDNLRGSSLWCEIPVRTEDQAMADLPFYKPKGSRAAYERIQQKKKKVMVSSSEEPTTDLLDTVSLPSPVGRGKRSASSVVSDQSGGSTIMKFPVDAAAYTPCAPQLEDRARLDAAGYDSAMEAIISHSFLGTRGILYLGDKVKELEKQLTKLRAEQVDCRKENRDLKKCKVGLDNVIKGLQEQMASHEQDARKLHEALENLEAVSARVRDLESEIVQLRSMMEDVGLEAEVLTRGEIYQEFRDGKSGEWDIDRCILEMENLLQQRAEKAAAIQARAAAEAKELTDTLGRLDAEDAAGVSHGSTDS